Genomic window (Bacteroidota bacterium):
CGACCGGTTACAACAGCTCCACGGGCTCGGATAACACATTCGTTGGAAGCAGTTCCGGTATTACGAATACCACAGGTGGCCATCTCACGTTGCTCGGCTATTCATCGGATGTCGCAAGTAGTGGATTGACGAATGCCACGGCTATCGGCAACGGTGCGGTGGTCGCCGCGAGCAACACAATCCAGCTTGGCAACGCGAGCGTGACACTCGTCAATACGCATGGAAGCCTGCAATTCGCCGGCGCACTCATGCCTAATGATTCGGCGGGCACGACCGGGCAAGTGCTGACCTCGCAGGGTCCCGGAGCACCGCCGGTTTGGACATCAGGCGGAGGCGGCATCACCGGTTCCGGTGCAGCGAACCAAGTCGCATATTGGAATGGCGCGAGTTCGGAAACCGGCGATGCCAACTTCACTTGGGATGGCACACATGAGCTGTTGAACGTCGGCAATTCCGGTCTTGGCGGCTACCAGATTTATGGCAGCACCATCCTCTCGAGTCCGTGGGGATGGTATAACATCGCTTTGGGAGCGGACGCCGGAGTTCACAACACCAGCGGCGCTCAAAATACATTCCTGGGTGGTGGAGCGGGTAACCAAAATACGACGGGCCACGATAATATGTTCTCTGGATCGTACGCTGGCACTTCCAACACGTCTGGCTATTCCAATACCTTCTCGGGACCATACGCCGGTGAGTCCAACACGACAGGCAATTCCAACACGTTCTCGGGACTTGAATCCGGTTTATACAACACCACGGGTTCTAACAATACATTCGTCGGAGAATACGCCGGCTCAAGTAACTATGGCGCCGTTCGCAACACAACAGAAAGCAACAATACGTTGCTGGGTGCTTCGGCACAGATTGGACTTGCGGGCATTACAAATGCCACAGCGATCGGCTACGGAGCAGTCGTCGATACCACGGATGAAATCCAGCTTGGAAACGGGTACATGAAGTTGGTCAATACCTCGGGTGCTTTCCAATTCTCAGGTGCGCTGAAACCAGGTGGATCGGCTGGCACGAACAATCAGGTGCTTACTTCGACTGGCGCGAGTAGCGCTCCCGTCTGGCAAAATGCCACGGCGCTACTTGGCTCGGGACCATTGGTGGTCAGTTACGCGTCCGTTGCGTCCGGCAGCAGCCTTACCGGCAGTTCTGGGTCGCCGTATGGCTACGCGGTCGTCGACGTGCAGGACGATGGCACAAGCGCCCCGGCAACACTGACATTGCCTACCGGCGCTCCGAATGGACAGGTACTCATGGTAACAACGGAGGACGTGCAGGGACTCATGATCACCTCCAGTGCAATCAGCCTCATCTATCCGACACAGTCCGAACGCTTCATCTGGACGGGTGGCGGTTCGGGTTCATGGAAGCGAGAGACTCCATAGGAAGTAACGGGTGGATGTGTAATGCATAGCGGGTGGCTGGAAGCGGCGGCTCGCTATGCATTCTTTACCGGACTTCTTCCCACACCTGATCGCTCGATCGGTTCTTGAGCAGGACGGCGAAGCCATTCTTGATCCAATCGAAATACACATGCCGGTAGCCATACTTGCGGTAGCGGCGCGGGGACTCATAGACGAGCAACGCATGATCGAACCGAATGCTGCCGATCGAACGCAATCGGCGATAGAGATCGAAATCTTCGCCAGCGGCCATGCCGGGATTGTATCCGCGCAATGCTTCGAAGGCTTTGCGGCGAACGATCTGGCACTCGCCGCGGCCCATGCCGAGTCCAAATGCATTGCAGATCTTCACATAGCGATTGAAATACGCATGGAACAGCCGGTCACTTAATCGCCGCTCTTCGGGAAACACTTCGACACGCGTGGCAATCGCGGCGAGTCCTTCATCGACAGCAAACCGCTGCTGCGCGCGTTCGAGAAATTGCGCGGCATCGGCCAGCAGCGTATCGGCATTCAGGAAGAGCAACAAATCGGCACGCGCAAGTGAGGCGCCACGGTTGCGCCCTTCGGCAATCGTTTGCCGCCACGCGCCTTCATGCGTCGCAATGGAATCCGCGTAGGCGGTGGCAATCCCAATCGTGTCATCGGTCGAGCCTCCATCGCTGACGATAAGTTCAAGCGCGAATCGCTGCCGGATCTCGGTAGTAAATTGCGAGAGACACCGTTCGAGTAGTTTCTCTTCGTTCTTCGTCGGAATGACAATCGAAATCGCAGGCTCCGCCTGTCCCGATCCGGGAAGTCCGATTTGGATTGGCTGCTGCCGCGAAGCGCGCTTGGGTGTCATCGACATATCAAACACTCCAAAGAGAAGCTCATTCCAACTGTCATTGCGAGCAGTGCGAAGCACGGTCCCGTGGTATCGAGGGAAGCAATCCCTTGCCGCGAAGCCAAGGGGCTTCCCGAGCGGGATTGCTTCTCTCCACTTCGTTTCGCTCGCAATGACATCATCAAATTCTTGTTTGCTATAACGACTCAAAACCTACCGTCATCTCAGCCTTCCATTTCTTGTTGCCTGGCAGATCAATTGTCCATATAGGCATCAGAATCGATCCTTGAAAGATCCGCTCGAATCCCGACTCGCTCGTCGAAACTGTTTCGATCGGGAAGCGGATGATCTGGCTTGCGCTCGGCGCGTGCAATGCAATTGCCAGCCGCAAGTACTCATCCACTAACCGCAAATGTCCTCCCTGAGTCGAGCCGCTGCTATTCATCTGCGGCTCGGCAAGGCGCACACCGTTCGATTCGAAATAGCGGTCGGGCGCCGTTGGCGCAAGCAGATTGAATGCCCATTCGGACGCAAAGCACAAACGAACGGGCTCCGGCGATTCGTTCGTAAGCCGGTAGGTCACAATTATCTGACCATCCTGCAATGCCAGCGTTTTCACCATGTGAACAGAATGCTGGTCAACCGTACCGGATCTTGAGAGTGACAGCACATCGCCCGCATAATTCGACTCAAATCCCGAAGTCACGAAATCGCCGAGTTCTTGATGTTGATTCGTCCGCAATGCCTCCGCGGTCATTCCCGGCGCGAAGAAATGCTCGATCAGCGAACCTCGCCGGTAAGCGTCATAGATCAAAAGCTTTTCGAGTCCCGGCTCCTTCGACTCGACCATATCATGGATCGACTTGGTGCCTTCTTCATGTGGCTGACGTGCCACCTCGGTCAGTTTGCGATGATAGGCTTCCTCACGGCGCGAGATGACATTCATCGCATGGAATTGCCTCGGCTTGAAGTCGATCTCCGCGATCATCCCGCCGAGCGATGGCTTGACGTAGAGCGATAGCTCCCGAGATTCCAGAACGATCTCATCGGCGCCATCGCAATCGATATCGCGGGATTCCATGCGAACGCCGGAGAGTTGCTCCGCTTCGTCGAGCAACCGGTCCGCGCGGACGAGCGCGGAGTAATTCGCATGTCGTAAGTTCGGCAAATACGCGCCGCCAAACACGCCATGCCAATAGGGATCGTTACACTGCGAAGCGAGCAATTCGTGCTCGGCCTCGGCAATGTCAAGTCCAAGCGCGCGCACCGCGGCACACCGCTCGCTCGTGCGCAACATGTGTTTGTGCAAGTGATTGACTTCGGGATACTTCGCGAGGAACGTGCGCCAGTATCCACCACGCACAAATGGCATCACATGGTCCCACCGCTTCTCATGATGTAGTGAGTGCACGAAGTCTTCGTGCTCGTGCGTTCTGCGCGCGGTTGGCAGCGACCACTCGTTCATCTCGGCATAGCTTGCGTTTGGCAAATACACGCGGCCGCGCGGCGGAAGTGCGTCGATCACTTCCCCGGGATGCATCATGCGAATCCAATCGGAATTCTCATCAAGCTTGCGGAATAGCTCTTCGAGCCAACCCGCATGCTCGCCTGAACCATAGACATGATCGTAGGTGCGCGGCCACACGCCGAACTTCTCACCATCATCGGCAAAGCTGACGACATTCGTGTCGTTTTCGCTGGAGGCATCCCGCAGTACGCGGATTGTCTCATCGACTGCAGCAAAGGGAATCGTATACCGGAGCGCCTTCGAGATCGGAAAGACCGCGAGCGTTTTGCCCAAGTCTTCCGTCAGATAGTATCCATTCAAATCCTCCTCGCGCAACCCCGCATGGAGGAAGTGTGTATCATCGAGCAGCACGTAGCGCATGCCGGCATCGTGCAGCGCCGATGCGAGTGGCTGCTCCCACACGCGCTCGGCCAGCCACATCCCACGCGGCTCTGTGCCGAAGAGATGCCGGATGCGCTGCGAGAGTAACGTGATTTGCTTTTGCTGATCGTTCGCGGGAATCACCGAAAGGATCGGCTCGAAGAATCCGCCGGAGATAATCTCCATCTGTCCACTCGCGACCATCGCGCGCAATCGCTTGATGTGTTCGGGATGCTTTGCCGAAATCCAATTGAGCAGAATGCCGGTGAAGTGCGTTGCGAAGCGAATGGGGTAGCGCGCGGCCAACTCGAAAAACGGCCGGTACGATTTCTCGAAAGCCTCTTCGAAGACATGATCGAAGTTGCCGAGCGGCTGGTGGTTGTGAGTGGTGAAGGTGAAGATGACCATGGGTCCGAAACTGAGAATAGAACCTGGATTACGCGGATTGAGGGTGTCGCAACCATGGTTGCGACAGATTACACGGACGATTTGCCGGATTTGTGAGTGGTAAACGCAAGAAGGGCAATGAAAAGTCTGTGCCGATCCAGCGTCAGATTTCTGAACTACTTGTTGAAATCCACGCGCACGAGCTTCTTCTCATCGCGCTGGAAATCGGGATAGCCGATGAGATCGAGGGGTTTCTCCGCAACGTGGGCTACGAACTTCAGTCGTTTCGTCCGGTTGATTTCTTCCGAGAGATCGCCGCCTTTGAGTGAAAAGAGCACGCCGCCCGGCTTTAGCAACCCGCGCGACCACTTCGCCATATCCTCCAGCGGCGCAACAGCGCGAGAGACGATCGCATTGTAAGCGTGAGAATGCTCCGGTACTTTCGCAAATTCTTCCACGCGCGCGGCGATGGCTCGAATGCCAGTGAGCCCAATGGCTGAGATCATCTCGTTCACGGCCATGATCTTCTTCTGTGTGGAATCGACGAGAGTAATATCAAGCGTAGGTACGGCAATCTTAAGAGGAATACCGGGCAGCCCTCCGCCCGTCCCGATGTCGAGCACGCGCTTATCCCGAAAGTCATAATCACAAATCGCTGGCATGGCGAGCACCAAAGAGTGAAA
Coding sequences:
- the rsmG gene encoding 16S rRNA (guanine(527)-N(7))-methyltransferase RsmG, producing MTITELQIVIQENQLRLDSQQQSLLEQYARLLAEWNEKINLISRKDTDHILDRHIFHSLVLAMPAICDYDFRDKRVLDIGTGGGLPGIPLKIAVPTLDITLVDSTQKKIMAVNEMISAIGLTGIRAIAARVEEFAKVPEHSHAYNAIVSRAVAPLEDMAKWSRGLLKPGGVLFSLKGGDLSEEINRTKRLKFVAHVAEKPLDLIGYPDFQRDEKKLVRVDFNK
- a CDS encoding glycosyltransferase, which gives rise to MLRTARNDSWNELLFGVFDMSMTPKRASRQQPIQIGLPGSGQAEPAISIVIPTKNEEKLLERCLSQFTTEIRQRFALELIVSDGGSTDDTIGIATAYADSIATHEGAWRQTIAEGRNRGASLARADLLLFLNADTLLADAAQFLERAQQRFAVDEGLAAIATRVEVFPEERRLSDRLFHAYFNRYVKICNAFGLGMGRGECQIVRRKAFEALRGYNPGMAAGEDFDLYRRLRSIGSIRFDHALLVYESPRRYRKYGYRHVYFDWIKNGFAVLLKNRSSDQVWEEVR
- a CDS encoding DUF1926 domain-containing protein, which encodes MVIFTFTTHNHQPLGNFDHVFEEAFEKSYRPFFELAARYPIRFATHFTGILLNWISAKHPEHIKRLRAMVASGQMEIISGGFFEPILSVIPANDQQKQITLLSQRIRHLFGTEPRGMWLAERVWEQPLASALHDAGMRYVLLDDTHFLHAGLREEDLNGYYLTEDLGKTLAVFPISKALRYTIPFAAVDETIRVLRDASSENDTNVVSFADDGEKFGVWPRTYDHVYGSGEHAGWLEELFRKLDENSDWIRMMHPGEVIDALPPRGRVYLPNASYAEMNEWSLPTARRTHEHEDFVHSLHHEKRWDHVMPFVRGGYWRTFLAKYPEVNHLHKHMLRTSERCAAVRALGLDIAEAEHELLASQCNDPYWHGVFGGAYLPNLRHANYSALVRADRLLDEAEQLSGVRMESRDIDCDGADEIVLESRELSLYVKPSLGGMIAEIDFKPRQFHAMNVISRREEAYHRKLTEVARQPHEEGTKSIHDMVESKEPGLEKLLIYDAYRRGSLIEHFFAPGMTAEALRTNQHQELGDFVTSGFESNYAGDVLSLSRSGTVDQHSVHMVKTLALQDGQIIVTYRLTNESPEPVRLCFASEWAFNLLAPTAPDRYFESNGVRLAEPQMNSSGSTQGGHLRLVDEYLRLAIALHAPSASQIIRFPIETVSTSESGFERIFQGSILMPIWTIDLPGNKKWKAEMTVGFESL